Proteins found in one Cellulomonas palmilytica genomic segment:
- a CDS encoding putative protein N(5)-glutamine methyltransferase, whose product MTRAQEVATRLRAAGCVFAEDEAALLLGHARETGADERELDALVARRCAGEPLELVVGWAAFAGLRVTVAPGVFVPRRRTELLVAVVDGLLQARGVQGGPPVVVDLCCGTGALAAAVQARWPHADVHAADVDPAAVACARRNVRTVHEGDLFAALPEALRGSVDVLVANAPYVPSHAVATMPSEARDHEALVALDGGADGLDLHRRIAADVGAWLVPGGHVVVETSPRQAATSARLLRDRGLVVRTVRDDERDGTAVVGRRVSHVARTLGRSAATRR is encoded by the coding sequence GTGACGCGTGCGCAGGAGGTCGCCACGAGGCTGCGGGCGGCGGGGTGCGTGTTCGCCGAGGACGAGGCCGCGCTCCTGCTCGGTCACGCGCGCGAGACCGGCGCCGACGAGCGCGAGCTCGACGCGCTCGTCGCGCGGCGGTGCGCGGGCGAGCCGCTCGAGCTCGTCGTCGGGTGGGCGGCGTTCGCGGGGCTGCGGGTGACGGTCGCGCCGGGCGTGTTCGTTCCGCGGCGTCGCACCGAGCTGCTCGTGGCGGTCGTGGACGGCCTCCTGCAGGCCCGGGGCGTGCAGGGCGGGCCGCCCGTGGTCGTGGACCTGTGCTGCGGGACGGGCGCGCTGGCGGCGGCGGTGCAGGCACGGTGGCCGCACGCGGACGTGCACGCGGCGGACGTCGACCCGGCCGCGGTCGCGTGCGCGCGCCGCAACGTGCGCACCGTCCACGAGGGGGACCTGTTCGCGGCGCTCCCGGAGGCGCTGCGCGGGTCCGTCGACGTGCTCGTCGCGAACGCACCGTACGTCCCGTCGCACGCGGTGGCGACGATGCCGAGCGAGGCGCGCGACCACGAGGCACTGGTCGCGCTCGACGGGGGCGCCGACGGGCTCGACCTGCACCGCCGGATCGCGGCGGACGTCGGCGCGTGGCTCGTGCCCGGCGGTCACGTCGTGGTCGAGACGAGCCCGCGCCAGGCCGCGACGAGCGCGCGGCTGCTGCGCGACCGGGGCCTCGTGGTCCGCACCGTGCGCGACGACGAGCGCGACGGGACGGCGGTCGTCGGGCGCCGCGTGAGCCACGTCGCACGGACGCTCGGCAGGTCCGCGGCGACCAGGCGGTAG
- the pyrR gene encoding bifunctional pyr operon transcriptional regulator/uracil phosphoribosyltransferase PyrR → MSTALPTPSDGGTPVVPPVVDPVVDPLVHSPTPPSGSPADPPESATATVVLGEAEIARALTRIAHEILERNKGGQDVVLLGIPTRGVPLAHRLAARIADVEPGLDAEQLVGSLDVTMYRDDLHQQPTRTIGATHVPGDLEDKVVVLVDDVLFSGRTIRAALDAISDLGRPRAVQLAALVDRGHRELPIRADFVGKNLPTSLSERVRVLLSERDGRDAVLIEGPAHESPAPTQGGAA, encoded by the coding sequence ATGAGCACTGCCCTGCCCACTCCGTCCGACGGTGGCACTCCCGTGGTTCCCCCTGTGGTCGACCCTGTGGTCGACCCCCTCGTCCACTCCCCGACACCACCCTCCGGCAGTCCCGCGGACCCCCCCGAGAGCGCGACGGCGACCGTCGTCCTCGGCGAGGCGGAGATCGCCCGGGCGCTGACCCGCATCGCGCACGAGATCCTCGAGCGCAACAAGGGCGGCCAGGACGTGGTCCTGCTCGGCATCCCGACGCGCGGCGTCCCGCTGGCCCACCGGCTCGCGGCGCGCATCGCCGACGTGGAGCCCGGCCTCGACGCCGAGCAGCTCGTCGGCAGCCTCGACGTGACGATGTACCGCGACGACCTGCACCAGCAGCCGACCCGGACGATCGGCGCGACGCACGTACCGGGCGACCTCGAGGACAAGGTCGTCGTGCTCGTCGACGACGTGCTGTTCTCGGGCCGCACGATCCGCGCGGCGCTCGACGCGATCTCCGACCTGGGCCGCCCGCGCGCGGTGCAGCTCGCGGCGCTCGTCGACCGCGGCCACCGCGAGCTGCCGATCCGCGCGGACTTCGTCGGCAAGAACCTGCCCACCTCGCTGTCGGAGCGCGTGCGCGTGCTGCTGAGCGAGCGCGACGGCCGCGACGCGGTCCTGATCGAGGGTCCGGCGCACGAGTCGCCGGCGCCGACGCAGGGAGGTGCGGCGTGA
- a CDS encoding aspartate carbamoyltransferase catalytic subunit translates to MRHLLSAGDLTRDEAVLILDTAGQMAATQAREIKKLPTLRGRTVVNLFFEDSTRTRISFETAAKRLSADVINFSAKGSSVSKGESLKDTALTLQAMGADAVVIRHQASGAPHTLATSGWTHGAVVNAGDGTHQHPTQALLDAYTLRRHLVGAGGTQDATGRDLDGLHVTIVGDVLHSRVARSNVQLLHTLGARVTLVAPPTLVPVGVEAWPCDVSYRLDDVIADGKPDAVMMLRVQRERMSSAGGGFFPSPLEYTRGYGLDARRLDALPEHAVVLHPGPMNRGLEISADAADSPRAVIVEQVANGVAVRMAVLYLLLAGGQPTPAAGQPLSNRSAE, encoded by the coding sequence GTGAGGCACCTGCTGTCCGCGGGCGACCTGACCCGCGACGAGGCGGTCCTGATCCTCGACACGGCCGGCCAGATGGCCGCCACGCAGGCGCGAGAGATCAAGAAGCTCCCGACGCTGCGCGGCCGCACGGTCGTCAACCTGTTCTTCGAGGACTCGACGCGGACGCGCATCAGCTTCGAGACGGCCGCGAAGCGCCTGTCGGCGGACGTCATCAACTTCTCGGCCAAGGGCTCGAGCGTGTCGAAGGGCGAGTCGCTCAAGGACACCGCGCTGACGCTGCAGGCCATGGGCGCGGACGCGGTCGTCATCCGCCACCAGGCGAGCGGCGCGCCGCACACGCTCGCGACGTCGGGCTGGACGCACGGCGCGGTGGTCAACGCCGGCGACGGGACGCACCAGCACCCCACGCAGGCGCTGCTCGACGCCTACACCCTGCGCCGGCACCTCGTCGGCGCGGGCGGCACGCAGGACGCGACCGGGCGCGACCTCGACGGCCTGCACGTGACGATCGTCGGCGACGTGCTGCACAGCCGCGTCGCGCGCTCGAACGTGCAGCTGCTGCACACGCTCGGCGCGCGCGTCACGCTCGTCGCGCCCCCGACGCTCGTGCCCGTGGGCGTCGAGGCGTGGCCGTGCGACGTGAGCTACCGCCTGGACGACGTGATCGCCGACGGCAAGCCCGACGCGGTCATGATGCTGCGCGTCCAGCGCGAGCGGATGTCGAGCGCGGGCGGCGGCTTCTTCCCGAGCCCGCTGGAGTACACGCGGGGCTACGGCCTCGACGCGCGCCGCCTCGACGCGCTGCCGGAGCACGCGGTCGTGCTGCACCCGGGCCCGATGAACCGGGGCCTGGAGATCTCCGCGGACGCGGCGGACAGCCCGCGTGCCGTCATCGTCGAGCAGGTCGCGAACGGCGTCGCGGTCCGCATGGCGGTGCTGTACCTGCTGCTGGCGGGTGGGCAGCCCACGCCCGCTGCCGGCCAGCCCCTCTCGAACAGGAGTGCCGAGTGA
- a CDS encoding dihydroorotase: protein MTTYLLRDVSPLGGDRTDVLLADGVVAQIGDGLEAPQDAVVVDAAGLVALPGLVDLHTHLREPGREDAETIATGTRAAAVGGFTAVHAMANTSPTQDTAGVVEQVWHLGRRAGWVDVFPVGAVTVGLEGERLAELGAMADSAARVRVFSDDGKCVHDPVVMRRALEYVKAFDGVVAQHAQEPRLTAGSQMHEGVVSAELGLAGWPAVAEEAIIARDVLLAEHVGSRLHVCHLSTAGSVEIVRWAKSRGIDVTAEVTPHHLVLTDELARGYDPIYKVNPPLRTQADVEAVREGLADGTIDIVATDHAPHPREDKDCEWAAAAFGMTGLETALSVVQETMVDTGRMTWADVARVLSTAPARIGRVDDRHGRPIAVGEPANLTLVDPAARRVVRPEAQATKSVNSPFRGRELPGVVVATFLRGRATVLDGVPRDDDAAVAR, encoded by the coding sequence GTGACCACGTACCTGCTGCGCGACGTCTCCCCGCTGGGCGGGGACCGCACGGACGTCCTGCTCGCCGACGGCGTCGTGGCGCAGATCGGCGACGGGCTGGAGGCGCCGCAGGACGCGGTCGTCGTCGACGCCGCGGGCCTGGTGGCGCTGCCCGGTCTCGTCGACCTGCACACCCACCTGCGCGAGCCGGGGCGGGAGGACGCCGAGACCATCGCGACGGGCACGCGCGCCGCGGCCGTCGGCGGGTTCACCGCGGTGCACGCCATGGCGAACACGTCGCCGACGCAGGACACCGCGGGCGTCGTCGAGCAGGTGTGGCACCTCGGGCGCCGCGCGGGCTGGGTCGACGTGTTCCCCGTCGGCGCTGTCACCGTCGGCCTCGAGGGCGAGCGGCTCGCCGAGCTCGGCGCGATGGCCGACTCGGCCGCGCGCGTGCGCGTGTTCTCCGACGACGGCAAGTGCGTGCACGACCCGGTGGTCATGCGCCGCGCGCTCGAGTACGTCAAGGCGTTCGACGGCGTCGTCGCGCAGCACGCGCAGGAGCCGCGACTGACGGCCGGCTCGCAGATGCACGAGGGCGTCGTCTCGGCCGAGCTCGGGCTCGCGGGCTGGCCCGCGGTCGCCGAGGAGGCGATCATCGCGCGCGACGTGCTGCTCGCCGAGCACGTGGGCTCGCGGCTGCACGTGTGCCACCTGTCGACCGCCGGCTCGGTCGAGATCGTGCGCTGGGCCAAGTCGCGGGGCATCGACGTCACGGCCGAGGTCACGCCGCACCACCTGGTGCTGACCGACGAGCTCGCGCGCGGGTACGACCCGATCTACAAGGTCAACCCGCCGCTGCGCACGCAGGCGGACGTCGAGGCGGTGCGCGAGGGCCTCGCGGACGGCACGATCGACATCGTCGCGACCGACCACGCGCCGCACCCGCGCGAGGACAAGGACTGCGAGTGGGCCGCGGCCGCGTTCGGCATGACCGGCCTGGAGACCGCGCTGTCCGTCGTGCAGGAGACGATGGTCGACACCGGCCGCATGACATGGGCGGACGTGGCGCGGGTCCTGTCGACCGCTCCCGCGCGCATCGGGCGCGTCGACGACCGGCACGGCCGACCGATCGCGGTCGGCGAGCCGGCGAACCTCACGCTCGTCGACCCGGCCGCGCGGCGCGTCGTGCGCCCCGAGGCGCAGGCCACCAAGTCGGTGAACTCCCCGTTCCGCGGGCGTGAGCTGCCGGGCGTGGTCGTCGCGACGTTCCTGCGCGGTCGGGCGACCGTGCTCGACGGCGTGCCGCGCGACGACGACGCGGCGGTGGCGCGGTGA
- a CDS encoding PH-like domain-containing protein has product MSPRQSVTAVVLLVVVVLVWWGMRAGWEHRRRRTQDVVPTIPAVRDDLGALLAGPFEAVYVSTTLAGDWLERVVANDLGVRSRAEVSVHATGVLVRRTGAHDVFVPRESLRGAGRASGIAGKVVGRDGLVVVSWLPPGAPDDRGLDTGLLPRHAADRDALLAAVAALETQNPAAPSGNQETP; this is encoded by the coding sequence GTGAGCCCGCGCCAGTCCGTCACGGCAGTCGTCCTCCTCGTCGTCGTGGTGCTCGTCTGGTGGGGGATGCGCGCCGGCTGGGAGCACCGACGACGACGCACGCAGGACGTGGTGCCCACGATCCCCGCGGTGCGCGACGACCTCGGGGCGCTGCTCGCCGGGCCGTTCGAGGCGGTCTACGTCTCGACGACGCTCGCGGGCGACTGGCTCGAGCGCGTCGTGGCGAACGACCTCGGTGTGCGCAGCCGGGCCGAGGTCAGCGTGCACGCGACCGGGGTGCTCGTGCGGCGCACCGGGGCGCACGACGTGTTCGTCCCGCGCGAGTCGTTGCGCGGTGCCGGGCGCGCGTCCGGGATCGCCGGCAAGGTCGTCGGTCGCGACGGCCTCGTCGTGGTGAGCTGGCTGCCGCCCGGCGCGCCCGACGACCGCGGCCTCGACACCGGACTGCTGCCGCGCCACGCGGCCGACCGCGACGCCCTGCTGGCCGCGGTCGCCGCCCTCGAGACCCAGAACCCCGCCGCGCCGAGCGGCAACCAGGAGACGCCATGA
- the carA gene encoding glutamine-hydrolyzing carbamoyl-phosphate synthase small subunit produces MTETTTPTPTTAATGVRVPARLVLEDGRSFAGHAFGARGTTLGEIVFNTGMTGYQETLTDPSYHRQIVVMTAPHIGNTGVNDEDPESGRIWVAGYVVRDPARVPSNWRSRRSLDDELAAQGVVGISGLDTRALTRHLRERGVMRAGIFSGDALGDKTDSELLEEVLTAPAMVGADLAGEVTTSEPYVVDALDEDGSPLAQPRAVVAAVDLGIKAMTPQRMAERGIRVHVLPSTSTIEDVLAVEPDGVFFSNGPGDPGAATHEIELLRDVLDRRIPFFGICYGNQLLGRALGFGTYKLGYGHRGVNQPVVDRATGKVEITAHNHGFAVDAPLDGETVAPHDGGRYGRVVVSHVDLNDDVVEGLRALDLPAFSVQYHPEAAAGPHDAAYLFDRFLDLMHSTTKGAA; encoded by the coding sequence ATGACCGAGACCACCACCCCCACGCCGACCACCGCCGCCACGGGCGTCCGTGTCCCGGCGCGCCTCGTCCTCGAGGACGGCCGCAGCTTCGCGGGCCACGCGTTCGGCGCCCGCGGCACGACGCTGGGCGAGATCGTCTTCAACACCGGCATGACCGGCTACCAGGAGACGCTGACCGACCCGAGCTACCACCGCCAGATCGTCGTGATGACCGCGCCGCACATCGGCAACACCGGCGTCAACGACGAGGACCCCGAGTCGGGGCGCATCTGGGTGGCCGGGTACGTCGTGCGGGACCCCGCGCGGGTGCCGTCGAACTGGCGCTCGCGCCGGTCGCTGGACGACGAGCTCGCGGCGCAGGGCGTCGTGGGCATCTCTGGCCTGGACACGCGTGCCCTCACGCGCCACCTGCGGGAGCGGGGCGTCATGCGCGCCGGGATCTTCTCGGGTGACGCGCTGGGCGACAAGACCGACTCGGAGCTGCTCGAGGAGGTCCTGACCGCGCCCGCGATGGTGGGCGCCGACCTCGCGGGCGAGGTCACGACGAGCGAGCCCTACGTGGTCGACGCGCTCGACGAGGACGGCTCGCCGCTCGCGCAGCCGCGTGCGGTCGTCGCCGCGGTCGACCTCGGCATCAAGGCCATGACGCCGCAGCGCATGGCGGAGCGCGGCATCCGCGTCCACGTGCTGCCCTCGACGTCGACGATCGAGGACGTCCTCGCGGTCGAGCCCGACGGCGTGTTCTTCTCCAACGGCCCGGGTGACCCCGGCGCCGCGACGCACGAGATCGAGCTGCTGCGCGACGTGCTCGACCGCCGGATCCCGTTCTTCGGCATCTGCTACGGCAACCAGCTGCTGGGCCGTGCGCTCGGGTTCGGCACGTACAAGCTGGGCTACGGCCACCGCGGCGTGAACCAGCCGGTCGTCGACCGCGCCACGGGCAAGGTCGAGATCACCGCGCACAACCACGGCTTCGCGGTCGACGCGCCGCTCGACGGCGAGACCGTCGCGCCGCACGACGGCGGTCGGTACGGGCGCGTCGTCGTGTCGCACGTCGACCTCAACGACGACGTGGTCGAGGGTCTGCGGGCGCTCGACCTGCCGGCGTTCTCGGTGCAGTACCACCCCGAGGCCGCGGCCGGCCCGCACGACGCCGCGTACCTGTTCGACCGCTTCCTCGACCTCATGCACTCGACCACGAAGGGCGCCGCCTGA
- the carB gene encoding carbamoyl-phosphate synthase large subunit, with protein MPRRTDISSVLVIGSGPIVIGQACEFDYSGTQACRVLKEEGLRVVLVNSNPATIMTDPEFADATYVEPITTEVLTSIIAKERPDAILPTLGGQTALNAAIALDEAGVLAKYDVELIGANIPAIQKGEDREQFKQVVEVCGGESARSAIVHTMDDALAAVEDLGYPVVVRPSFTMGGLGSGIAYDEEDLRRIVGQGLHYSPTTEVLLEESILGWKEYELELMRDKHDNVVVVCSIENVDPVGVHTGDSVTVAPALTLTDREYQKLRDIGIAVIREVGVDTGGCNIQFAVEPTTGRVVVIEMNPRVSRSSALASKATGFPIAKIAAKLAVGYTLDEIPNDITGSTPASFEPTLDYVVVKVPRFAFEKFPAADATLTTTMKSVGEAMALGRNFTEALGKAMRSIDKKGSVFHWAGEAPSGDELDALVESIARPTEHRLIDVQQVLRAGVSVEKVYERTGIDPWFLDQLVLINEVAEETRTAPALTRDVLEHAKRHGLSDVQVAQLRGTTEDAVRGARHAVGLRPVYKTVDTCAAEFAALTPYHYSTYDEESEVAPRERPAILILGSGPNRIGQGIEFDYSCVHAALTLKGEYETVMVNCNPETVSTDYDTSDRLYFEPLTFEDVLEVYTAELAAGPVAGVIVTLGGQTPLSLAQRLQDAGLPILGTAPDAIDAAEDRGEFGKVLEAAGLPAPAFGTATTLAGARDTARRIGFPVLVRPSYVLGGRGMEIVYDEAHLTEYVERALENAADGGRAGTLSPLLIDRFLDDAIEIDVDALFDGEELFLGGVMEHIEEAGIHSGDSACVLPPVTLSLAELERIRLSTEAIARGVGVRGLLNIQFALVSDVLYVLEANPRASRTVPFVSKATGVSLAKAAAHVMTGKTIAQLKAEGLLPAADASVLDLEAPIAVKEAVLPFKRFRTGEGHVVDTVLGPEMRSTGEVMGFDTDFPTAFAKSQDAAFGGLPSSGKAFISVADRDKRSIVFPVKRLTELGFEILATEGTATVLRRNGIRSTVVRKHSAGRGAAGEPTIVDLIVAGEVDMIVNTPSGQGARADGYEIRAATVAADKALVTTVQQLGAAVQAIEAAQAGPYAVTSLQEHESATVARREAVTA; from the coding sequence ATGCCTCGCCGCACCGACATCTCCAGCGTCCTGGTCATCGGGTCCGGCCCGATCGTCATCGGCCAGGCGTGCGAGTTCGACTACTCGGGCACGCAGGCGTGCCGCGTGCTCAAGGAGGAGGGCCTGCGCGTCGTCCTCGTGAACTCGAACCCGGCCACGATCATGACCGACCCCGAGTTCGCGGACGCGACGTACGTCGAGCCCATCACGACCGAGGTGCTGACCTCGATCATCGCCAAGGAGCGCCCGGACGCGATCCTGCCGACCCTCGGCGGGCAGACCGCGCTCAACGCGGCGATCGCGCTCGACGAGGCGGGCGTCCTGGCGAAGTACGACGTCGAGCTCATCGGCGCGAACATCCCCGCGATCCAGAAGGGCGAGGACCGCGAGCAGTTCAAGCAGGTCGTCGAGGTGTGCGGCGGCGAGTCCGCGCGCTCCGCGATCGTGCACACGATGGACGACGCGCTCGCCGCGGTCGAGGACCTCGGCTACCCGGTGGTCGTGCGCCCGTCGTTCACGATGGGCGGCCTGGGCTCGGGCATCGCGTACGACGAGGAGGACCTGCGCCGGATCGTCGGGCAGGGCCTGCACTACTCGCCGACCACCGAGGTGCTCCTCGAGGAGTCGATCCTCGGCTGGAAGGAGTACGAGCTCGAGCTCATGCGCGACAAGCACGACAACGTCGTGGTCGTCTGCTCGATCGAGAACGTGGACCCGGTCGGCGTGCACACGGGCGACTCGGTCACCGTCGCGCCCGCGTTGACGCTCACGGACCGCGAGTACCAGAAGCTGCGCGACATCGGCATCGCGGTGATCCGCGAGGTCGGCGTCGACACCGGCGGCTGCAACATCCAGTTCGCGGTCGAGCCGACCACGGGCCGCGTCGTCGTCATCGAGATGAACCCGCGCGTGTCGCGCTCGTCGGCGCTCGCGTCGAAGGCCACGGGCTTCCCGATCGCGAAGATCGCCGCGAAGCTCGCGGTGGGGTACACGCTCGACGAGATCCCGAACGACATCACGGGCTCGACGCCCGCGAGCTTCGAGCCGACGCTCGACTACGTCGTCGTGAAGGTCCCGCGGTTCGCGTTCGAGAAGTTCCCGGCCGCCGACGCGACGCTCACGACGACCATGAAGTCCGTCGGCGAGGCCATGGCGCTGGGCCGCAACTTCACCGAGGCGCTCGGCAAGGCGATGCGCTCGATCGACAAGAAGGGCTCGGTGTTCCACTGGGCGGGCGAGGCGCCGTCGGGGGACGAGCTCGACGCGCTCGTCGAGAGCATCGCGCGTCCCACCGAGCACCGGTTGATCGACGTGCAGCAGGTGCTGCGCGCGGGCGTGAGCGTCGAGAAGGTCTACGAGCGCACGGGCATCGACCCGTGGTTCCTCGACCAGCTCGTGCTGATCAACGAGGTCGCCGAGGAGACCCGCACGGCGCCTGCGCTGACGCGCGACGTGCTCGAGCACGCCAAGCGGCACGGCCTGTCCGACGTGCAGGTCGCGCAGCTGCGCGGCACCACCGAGGACGCGGTGCGCGGCGCGCGCCACGCGGTCGGCCTCCGCCCGGTCTACAAGACGGTCGACACGTGCGCGGCCGAGTTCGCGGCGCTCACGCCGTACCACTACTCGACGTACGACGAGGAGAGCGAGGTCGCCCCTCGCGAGCGTCCGGCGATCCTCATCCTCGGCTCGGGTCCGAACCGCATCGGCCAGGGCATCGAGTTCGACTACTCGTGCGTGCACGCCGCGCTCACGCTCAAGGGCGAGTACGAGACCGTCATGGTCAACTGCAACCCCGAGACCGTGTCGACGGACTACGACACGTCCGACCGCCTGTACTTCGAGCCGCTCACGTTCGAGGACGTGCTCGAGGTCTACACCGCGGAGCTCGCGGCCGGTCCGGTCGCGGGCGTCATCGTGACGCTCGGCGGCCAGACGCCGTTGTCGCTCGCGCAGCGCCTGCAGGACGCGGGGCTGCCGATCCTCGGCACCGCGCCGGACGCGATCGACGCCGCCGAGGACCGCGGCGAGTTCGGCAAGGTGCTCGAGGCGGCCGGCCTGCCCGCGCCCGCGTTCGGCACCGCGACCACGCTCGCCGGCGCGCGGGACACCGCACGCCGGATCGGCTTCCCGGTGCTCGTGCGCCCGTCGTACGTCCTGGGTGGCCGCGGCATGGAGATCGTCTACGACGAGGCGCACCTCACCGAGTACGTCGAGCGCGCGCTCGAGAACGCCGCCGACGGCGGTCGTGCGGGCACGCTCTCGCCGCTGCTGATCGACCGGTTCCTCGACGACGCGATCGAGATCGACGTCGACGCGCTGTTCGACGGCGAGGAGCTGTTCCTCGGCGGCGTGATGGAGCACATCGAGGAGGCCGGCATCCACTCCGGCGACTCGGCGTGCGTGCTGCCGCCCGTCACGCTCTCGCTGGCCGAGCTCGAGCGGATCCGCCTCTCGACCGAGGCGATCGCCCGGGGCGTCGGGGTGCGCGGGCTGCTCAACATCCAGTTCGCGCTCGTGAGCGACGTGCTCTACGTGCTCGAGGCCAACCCGCGCGCGTCGCGCACCGTGCCGTTCGTGTCGAAGGCGACGGGCGTCTCGCTCGCGAAGGCCGCGGCGCACGTCATGACGGGCAAGACGATCGCGCAGCTCAAGGCCGAGGGCCTGCTCCCGGCCGCGGACGCCTCCGTGCTCGACCTGGAGGCGCCGATCGCCGTCAAGGAGGCCGTGCTGCCGTTCAAGCGGTTCCGCACGGGCGAGGGGCACGTGGTCGACACGGTGCTCGGGCCGGAGATGCGCTCGACCGGCGAGGTCATGGGCTTCGACACCGACTTCCCGACGGCGTTCGCGAAGTCCCAGGACGCGGCGTTCGGCGGCCTGCCGTCGTCGGGCAAGGCGTTCATCTCGGTCGCGGACCGGGACAAGCGCTCGATCGTGTTCCCGGTCAAGCGCCTCACGGAGCTCGGCTTCGAGATCCTCGCGACCGAGGGCACCGCGACGGTGCTGCGCCGCAACGGCATCCGCTCGACGGTCGTGCGCAAGCACTCGGCGGGGCGCGGCGCGGCCGGCGAGCCGACGATCGTCGACCTGATCGTCGCGGGCGAGGTCGACATGATCGTCAACACGCCGTCCGGCCAGGGCGCGCGTGCCGACGGGTACGAGATCCGCGCGGCCACGGTCGCGGCGGACAAGGCGCTCGTCACGACGGTCCAGCAGCTCGGTGCTGCCGTGCAGGCGATCGAGGCGGCCCAGGCGGGCCCGTACGCGGTCACGAGCCTGCAGGAGCACGAGAGCGCGACGGTGGCCCGCCGCGAGGCGGTCACCGCGTGA
- the pyrF gene encoding orotidine-5'-phosphate decarboxylase, translating to MSATGERAPFGARLADAMAAHGPLCVGIDPHASLLDAWGLPDDAEGLRRFALTVMEAVGGRVAAVKPQAAFFERHGSRGLAVLEEVVAAGRETGTLVVVDAKRGDIGSTMGAYADAFLRDGSPLAGDALTVSPFLGFGSLAPAVDLALATGRGLFVLCLTSNPEGRDVQHAVAPDPATGAPRSVAAAVAAQAAALNQGAQPLGSIGLVVGATVGDAAQVTGTDLLAVNGPFLAPGVGAQGAGPDELRAVFGDARGRVLASSSRGVLRAGPDVAALRDAALTAAQEAATALS from the coding sequence GTGAGCGCGACGGGGGAGCGGGCGCCCTTCGGGGCTCGGCTCGCGGACGCGATGGCCGCGCACGGTCCGCTGTGCGTCGGCATCGACCCGCACGCGAGCCTGCTCGACGCGTGGGGCCTGCCCGACGACGCCGAGGGGCTGCGCCGGTTCGCGCTGACCGTCATGGAGGCCGTGGGCGGCCGCGTGGCGGCGGTCAAGCCGCAGGCGGCGTTCTTCGAGCGCCACGGCTCGCGCGGGCTCGCGGTGCTCGAGGAGGTCGTCGCGGCGGGGCGCGAGACGGGCACGCTCGTCGTCGTCGACGCCAAGCGCGGGGACATCGGCTCGACCATGGGCGCGTACGCGGACGCGTTCCTGCGCGACGGCTCGCCGCTGGCGGGCGACGCGCTCACGGTCTCGCCGTTCCTCGGGTTCGGCTCGCTCGCGCCCGCGGTGGACCTGGCGCTCGCCACGGGGCGCGGCCTGTTCGTGCTGTGCCTCACGTCGAACCCCGAGGGGCGCGACGTGCAGCACGCGGTGGCGCCGGACCCGGCGACGGGTGCACCGCGGTCCGTGGCGGCCGCGGTGGCCGCGCAGGCCGCCGCGCTCAACCAGGGAGCGCAGCCCCTCGGGTCGATCGGCCTCGTGGTCGGCGCGACCGTCGGCGACGCCGCGCAGGTCACCGGCACCGACCTGCTGGCCGTCAACGGCCCGTTCCTCGCGCCGGGCGTGGGCGCGCAGGGCGCCGGTCCCGACGAGCTGCGCGCGGTGTTCGGTGACGCGCGCGGACGCGTGCTGGCGTCCTCCTCGCGCGGCGTGCTGCGTGCCGGGCCCGACGTGGCGGCCCTGCGGGACGCCGCCCTGACGGCCGCTCAGGAGGCCGCGACGGCGTTGAGCTGA
- the mihF gene encoding integration host factor, actinobacterial type codes for MALPPLTPEQRAAALQKAAAARQARAEVKNRLKYSQGSLSEVIAQGQQDETIGKLKVVSLLESLPGVGKVKARAIMSDIGISETRRVRGLGPHQVDELVKRFG; via the coding sequence GTGGCACTCCCTCCGCTGACTCCCGAACAGCGCGCTGCAGCGCTGCAGAAGGCCGCCGCTGCCCGGCAGGCCCGTGCCGAGGTGAAGAACCGCCTCAAGTACTCCCAGGGCAGCCTCTCCGAGGTCATCGCCCAGGGTCAGCAGGACGAGACGATCGGCAAGCTCAAGGTCGTGTCCCTGCTCGAGTCCCTCCCGGGCGTGGGGAAGGTCAAGGCCCGGGCGATCATGTCCGACATCGGCATCTCCGAGACGCGCCGCGTGCGCGGGCTCGGCCCGCACCAGGTCGACGAGCTCGTCAAGAGGTTCGGCTGA